A single region of the Pararge aegeria chromosome 18, ilParAegt1.1, whole genome shotgun sequence genome encodes:
- the LOC120631582 gene encoding keratin-associated protein 5-8-like, whose protein sequence is MACCCKPGRANKSSTSCLGRCGLPKHRCLIRDDVKPGPVPKHMGWFYTAKDSPEHQLRCGWRPGHIACPVLRKIEQHNCMKTSDCTPCTSTCTKPSCSKPCCAPPKCIAVCPSSTSCCKQPPCSQPLIRIIRHGGQYKICTKPSNISNAPSGPYPLKYVLNADDDPSSEGKYSVEAKYNDYHFDYTSSQSSFVLDFSPPEQRCFKPCPKKV, encoded by the exons ATGGCATGTTGCTGTAAGCCGGGGCGCG caaACAAATCATCAACCAGTTGCTTGGGCAGATGTGGTCTTCCAAAACATCGATGTTTAATAAGAGACGATGTTAAACCTGGACCGGTACCAAAGCATATGGGATGGTTCTATACAGCTAAAGATTCGCCTGAACATCAG CTACGATGTGGATGGCGTCCGGGCCACATTGCCTGCCCCGTTCTCAGAAAAATCGAACAGCACAACTGTATGAAGACAAGCGACTGTACCCCATGTACGTCAACATGCACCAAACCCTCATGCTCAAAGCCATGTTGTGCACCCCCCAAATGTATTGCGGTCTGTCCATCGTCAACATCTTGTTGCAAACAACCCCCTTGCTCCCAACCTCTTATTAGGATCATCAGACACGGAGGTCAATACAAGATATGCACTAAACCTTCCAATATATCCAATGCACCCTCTGGTCCTTATCCATTGAAATACGTGTTAAACGCAGACGACGATCCTAGCTCAGAAGGTAAATACAGTGTGGAAGCAAAGTACAATGATTACCATTTCGACTACACAAGCTCTCAATCGTCTTTTGTTCTGGATTTTTCACCGCCGGAGCAGAGATGCTTCAAACCTTGCCCGAAGAAAGTGTGA
- the LOC120631751 gene encoding uncharacterized protein LOC120631751, with protein sequence MSVKLLLMVLTVLSSGIKVNSLNILGVFPFPAKTHFFVFAPYLKELADRGHNVTVISYYPRTEPIPNYHDIGLNKALQYLTPSHPISTSIFVSYLSLTLVHMIGGPVACKLLVEDENVQDLLESRPLFDLVVVEQFNSDCALGLAHKFEAPVIGITSHMLLPWHYRRFGVPYNPSYVMYDFLKGGTKPTFFERIKRTILYQHINFIHEYITHTLEQNIIEEHIGEVPPLGELAKDIKLVLVYQNMMLTGSTIAPPNIIEVGGYHVAKPKPLPNDLRKFIEESEHGVIYISFGTILNAASMPKDKLQHIIEGLAELPQRVIWRWNKKFLPGNPKNIFISKWLPQNDILAHPNVLAFFSHCGLLGTTEAMYHGVPIVGLPIYGDQSTNAAAIEESGLGVQTSLDLISKEYILEKFLKVLDPAFREKVKYLSRAWHDRPLKAMDSAIHWTEFAAKYRNFTFRSPAADVPLYQYLCLDVISALIMIFAMSILLFKYVVWAVAKKIFGTFISRGRIRPKKKVTMNCHTKIIALLFIIFNTVNGLNILTIFPYHGKSHFFVFKVYIQELVRRGHNVTVISHFPEANPGKNYHDISLAGSIKILEDDQSFHRSLLTVLEVGLFLSNTGKENCEVMLGNKAVRDVIDRKQKFDVIVIEQFNSDCGLGIAYKLRAPVVGITSHILMPWHYNRFGIPSNPSFVPFHFLEGGTRPTFFQRIERIVLDVYFKTLFYFISQRNNQNELAKYYDDIPPLEDLAREIKFLLLYHNFVLTGSRLFPANVKEVGGYHVREAKPLSGDLLKFFEESEHGVIYVSFGSVVKSSTMPADKVKDVLNVMSQLPQRFIWKWETKAMLMDKNKLYISEWLPQIDILGHPKTLAFWSHSGMGSTIEAIHYGVPMVAMPVIGDQPANAAAVEESGLGVQLQMRDLNKENLLAAFKKVLDPKFRENVKLVSKAWHDRPISPLESAVYWTEFAARYPNLNFTAAAAKVPCYQYYNLDVIAVFIVLFLIVIYGSKRILLLCCRKAPTQEQSIRNKSKKRSKRE encoded by the exons ATGTcggtcaaattattattaatggttCTAACAGTTTTAAGTAGTGGTATCAAAGTGAACTCATTGAATATTTTAGGAGTGTTTCCGTTTCCAGCAAAGACCCATTTTTTCGTATTTGCGCCCTATCTGAAGGAATTAGCAGATCGGGGCCATAATGTAACAGTAATATCTTATTACCCTCGTACAGAGCCTATACCAAATTATCATGACATCGGTTTGAACAAGGCCTTACAGTATTTAACACCAAGTCATCCAATTAGTACTTCGATTTTTGTGAGTTATCTTTCTCTTACTCTAGTCCACATGATCGGTGGCCCTGTTGCTTGTAAACTCTTAGTTGAAGATGAAAATGTGCAAGATTTGTTGGAATCCCGACCGCTGTTCGATCTAGTTGTTGTGGAGCAGTTTAACAGCGACTGTGCTTTAGGATTAGCTCACAAATTCGAAGCACCAGTTATTGGAATCACCTCCCATATGCTGTTACCTTGGCATTACAGAAGATTCGGCGTTCCGTATAATCCCTCTTACGTAATGTACGATTTTCTGAAAGGTGGTACGAAACCAACATTCTTCGAAAGAATTAAGAGAACCATTTTGTATCagcatataaattttattcatgaATACATTACCCATACCCTAGAACAGAATATTATAGAAGAACATATTGGTGAAGTACCGCCTCTAGGGGAGTTGGCAAAAGATATTAAACTGGTCCTTGTGTATCAAAACATGATGCTGACTGGTTCAACAATTGCACCACCCAATATAATAGAAGTCGGAGGTTATCATGTAGCCAAGCCGAAGCCTTTACCtaat GATTTGAGAAAATTTATCGAAGAGTCTGAACATGGAGTAATTTATATCAGTTTCGGAACAATACTAAATGCTGCGTCGATGCCCAAAGATAAATTACAGCATATTATAGAAGGACTAGCTGAATTACCGCAACGTGTTATTTGGAGGTGGAACAAaaaatttcttccaggcaacccgaaaaatattttcatatctaAGTGGTTGCCTCAAAATGACATTCTAg cgCATCCAAATGTCCTAGCTTTCTTTTCGCACTGTGGATTATTGGGTACGACGGAAGCAATGTATCACGGTGTTCCAATAGTAGGATTGCCTATCTACGGTGACCAAAGCACAAATGCCGCAGCTATCGAGGAAAGTGGCCTTGGTGTTCAGACGTCCTTAGATCTTATATCAAAGGAGTATATATTAGAGAAATTTCTGAAAGTCTTGGATCCAGC GTTTCGAGAAAAGGTCAAATATCTGTCCAGGGCGTGGCATGATAGACCATTAAAGGCAATGGATAGTGCAATCCATTGGACGGAATTTGCGGCTAAATACCGAAACTTCACATTCAGATCTCCTGCCGCTGATGTTCCTCTTTATCAGTATCTCTGTTTAGATGTTATATCAgctttaattatgatttttgcAATGAGTATTCTGctttttaaatatgttgtaTGGGCTGtagcgaaaaaaatatttggtacATTCATATCACGAGGAAGAattagaccaaaaaaaaaagtta CCATGAACtgtcatacaaaaataatagcgttacttttcataatattcaaTACTGTGAATGGACTTAACATACTTACAATATTTCCATATCATGGAAAGAGTCATTTTTTCGTGTTTAAAGTGTACATTCAGGAACTAGTGAGACGCGGACATAATGTAACTGTGATATCACACTTTCCGGAGGCCAATCCAGGCAAAAACTACCACGACATAAGTTTAGCGGGaagcattaaaattttagaagATGACCAATCTTTTCACAGGTCACTTTTGACTGTACTAGAAGttggattatttttatcaaatacaggaaaagaaaactGCGAAGTAATGTTAGGGAACAAAGCTGTTAGAGATGTCATTGACCGAAAACAAAAATTCGATGTAATAGTCATTGAACAGTTTAACAGTGATTGTGGTCTTGGTATTGCATACAAGTTACGAGCACCCGTGGTTGGTATTACCTCACATATTTTAATGCCATGGCACTATAATAGGTTTGGTATACCGAGTAACCCATCATTTGTTCCCTTCCACTTTTTGGAAGGAGGAACGAGGCCCACGTTCTTTCAAAGAATCGAAAGAATTGTTTTAGATGTTTACTTCAAGACACTATTCTATTTTATAAGTCAAAGGAACAACCAAAATGAATTAGCTAAATATTATGATGACATCCCACCTTTAGAAGATTTAGCACGGGAAATTAAATTCCTGCTTTTATATCACAATTTCGTTCTTACTGGATCGAGATTATTTCCTGCGAATGTAAAAGAAGTAGGTGGATATCACGTGAGAGAAGCAAAACCTTTATCCGGT gatttGCTAAAGTTCTTTGAGGAATCAGAGCACGGGGTGATCTACGTTAGTTTTGGATCTGTCGTCAAAAGCTCTACTATGCCAGCAGACAAAGTCAAAGATGTTTTAAACGTAATGTCACAACTGCCTCAAAGATTTATTTGGAAATGGGAAACCAAAGCAATGTTGAtggacaaaaataaactttacatttcCGAATGGCTGCCGCAAATAGATATTTTAG GTCATCCCAAAACTTTAGCATTCTGGTCACATTCTGGTATGGGTAGTACTATAGAAGCCATACATTACGGAGTGCCAATGGTAGCTATGCCCGTAATTGGAGATCAGCCAGCAAATGCTGCTGCTGTAGAAGAAAGTGGACTTGGAGTTCAATTGCAAATGAGAGATTTAAATAAAGAGAATTTACTCGCAGCCTTTAAAAAGGTGCTAGACCccaa GTTCAGAGAAAATGTCAAGCTAGTATCAAAAGCCTGGCATGACCGTCCAATATCACCATTGGAGTCTGCCGTTTACTGGACGGAGTTTGCGGCGCGCTATCCGAACCTTAATTTTACTGCTGCAGCAGCAAAAGTTCCTTGTTATCAGTATTATAATCTTGATGTGATAGCTGTGTTTATTGTATTGTTCCTAATTGTTATATACGGAAGTAAAAGGATCTTATTATTATGTTGCCGAAAAGCGCCAACTCAGGAACAAAGCATTCGTAACAAGAGTAAGAAAAGGTCGAAGCGAGAATAA